One window of the Triticum dicoccoides isolate Atlit2015 ecotype Zavitan chromosome 3B, WEW_v2.0, whole genome shotgun sequence genome contains the following:
- the LOC119280959 gene encoding 17.5 kDa class II heat shock protein-like, with the protein MAGMVFGLENPMMTALQHLLDIPDGEAGNTAGGEKQGPTRAYVRDARAMAATPADVKELPGAYAFVVDMPGLGSGDIKVQVEDERVLVISGERRREEKEDAKYLRMERRMGKLMRKFVLPENADMEKISAVCRDGVLTVTVDKLPPPEPKKPKTIQVQVA; encoded by the coding sequence ATGGCGGGCATGGTGTTCGGCTTGGAGAACCCGATGATGACGGCGCTGCAGCACCTGCTGGACATCCCAGACGGCGAGGCCGGCAACACCGCCGGCGGCGAGAAGCAGGGCCCGACGCGCGCTTACGTCCGTGACGCGCGAGCCATGGCGGCAACCCCCGCCGACGTGAAGGAGCTGCCGGGCGCGTACGCGTTTGTGGTGGACATGCCAGGTCTCGGGTCCGGCGACATCAAGGTGCAGGTGGAGGACGAGCGGGTGCTGGTGATCAGCGGCGAGCGCAGGAGGGAGGAGAAGGAAGACGCCAAGTACCTGCGGATGGAGCGCCGCATGGGCAAGCTGATGCGCAAGTTCGTGCTCCCCGAGAACGCCGACATGGAGAAGATCTCCGCCGTGTGCCGCGACGGCGTGCTCACCGTGACCGTCGACAAGCTGCCCCCGCCCGAgcccaagaagcccaagaccaTCCAGGTCCAGGTCGCCTGA